Proteins from a genomic interval of Caulobacter sp. NIBR1757:
- a CDS encoding CoA transferase produces the protein MRRPLEGVRVLTLEHFGAGPYATLLMAELGAEVIKVESLELGGDASRPTGPYLLGGDDSQYFQTFSRHKKSVGLDIKADRAAFVRLVASADAVVNNLRGDQPARLGLTYEALKGINPAIVCGSLSAYGRGNSREAWPGYDYPMQAECGLMSLTGEPDGPPARMGVSIIDFMSGSTFAFAVVSALLSAKTTGVGCDVDVSLFDVALHQLSYPAIWAMNENHPATRLPNGAHPSLAPVQRVKTADGYGQLMCMTQKFWLELCALAERGDLATDPRFATLADRRVNLAALTEAIDALFQTRTNAEWMALLGGRVPFGPVNDVAQALDNPFVAEVGMRDVIKHPDRPQGLHMLAAPIRIDGQRMPAVRSPKLGEHTDELLSEG, from the coding sequence GTGAGGCGACCGCTGGAGGGCGTTCGCGTCTTGACCCTGGAGCATTTCGGGGCCGGGCCCTACGCCACCCTGCTGATGGCCGAACTGGGGGCGGAGGTGATCAAGGTCGAGTCGCTCGAGCTGGGCGGCGACGCCTCGCGGCCGACCGGGCCCTATCTGCTGGGCGGGGACGACAGCCAGTACTTCCAGACCTTCTCGCGCCACAAGAAGAGCGTCGGGCTGGACATCAAGGCCGACCGGGCGGCCTTCGTGCGGCTCGTGGCCTCGGCCGATGCGGTGGTCAACAACCTGCGCGGCGACCAGCCGGCCAGGCTGGGCCTGACCTATGAGGCTCTGAAGGGGATCAATCCGGCCATCGTCTGCGGCAGCCTGTCGGCCTATGGCCGAGGCAACAGCCGCGAGGCCTGGCCGGGCTACGACTATCCGATGCAGGCCGAGTGCGGCCTGATGAGCCTGACCGGTGAACCCGATGGGCCGCCGGCGCGGATGGGGGTGTCGATCATCGACTTCATGTCGGGCTCGACCTTCGCTTTCGCCGTGGTCAGCGCCCTGCTGTCGGCGAAGACGACAGGAGTGGGCTGCGACGTCGATGTCAGCCTGTTCGACGTGGCCCTGCACCAGCTCAGCTATCCGGCCATCTGGGCGATGAACGAGAACCATCCGGCCACGCGGTTGCCGAACGGGGCGCATCCGTCCCTGGCCCCGGTGCAGCGGGTGAAGACGGCGGACGGCTATGGCCAGCTGATGTGCATGACCCAGAAATTCTGGCTGGAACTCTGCGCCCTGGCGGAGCGCGGCGACCTGGCCACCGACCCGAGGTTCGCGACCCTGGCCGACCGGCGGGTCAATCTCGCGGCGCTGACCGAGGCGATTGACGCCCTGTTCCAGACCCGCACCAATGCCGAATGGATGGCCCTGCTGGGGGGCCGCGTGCCGTTCGGCCCGGTCAATGACGTGGCCCAGGCGCTGGACAACCCCTTCGTGGCCGAGGTGGGCATGCGCGATGTGATCAAGCATCCGGACCGCCCACAGGGCCTCCACATGCTGGCCGCCCCGATCCGCATCGATGGGCAGCGCATGCCGGCGGTGCGCTCGCCGAAGCTGGGCGAGCATACGGACGAACTGCTGAGCGAGGGTTAG
- a CDS encoding TrmO family methyltransferase has protein sequence MTFTLTPVATVRGGRAEAVDDDWGGSRARLVLADHLPEDSLAGLADFSHAEIIFVFDQVTDDRIVSGARRPRGNPDWPLVGIFAQRGKNRPNRLGVTVCSIVAVEGREVIVEGLDAIDGTPVLDIKPVLSGFLPRGEVREPDWAREIMEAYW, from the coding sequence ATGACCTTCACCCTCACCCCCGTCGCAACGGTCCGGGGCGGCCGGGCCGAAGCCGTCGATGACGACTGGGGCGGCAGCCGCGCCCGGCTGGTTCTGGCCGATCATCTGCCGGAAGACAGCCTGGCCGGCCTGGCCGACTTTTCCCATGCGGAGATCATCTTCGTCTTCGACCAGGTGACCGACGACAGGATCGTCAGCGGGGCCCGCCGGCCGCGCGGCAACCCCGACTGGCCGCTGGTCGGCATCTTCGCCCAGCGCGGCAAGAACCGGCCCAACCGGCTGGGCGTCACTGTCTGTTCCATCGTCGCCGTCGAGGGGCGCGAGGTCATCGTCGAGGGCCTGGACGCCATCGACGGCACGCCGGTGCTGGACATCAAGCCGGTGCTGAGCGGCTTCCTGCCGCGCGGCGAGGTCCGGGAACCGGACTGGGCCCGCGAGATCATGGAGGCCTACTGGTGA
- the fdhD gene encoding formate dehydrogenase accessory sulfurtransferase FdhD — MSLLPPTTEVRSGRQRLHAAGTDQAIDRALADEAPVGILYDGRPHAVLMATPADVEDLAVGFTLSERIATFDQIAGVSVEVVAEGVQVDVRLTAGARASKARARARTMEGRSSCGLCGVQRLAAAVRPLEALADGPTIPGRAIAAAFESLEGRQALGRLTRAAHAAALATVDGTLILVREDVGRHNALDKLVGAAARAGVTGPLCLVTSRCSYEMVEKAAVAGFPILAAISAPTALALRKAEESNLTLIALARADGFTVFSGGERIAS; from the coding sequence ATGTCCCTGCTTCCCCCGACCACCGAGGTCCGGTCCGGCCGCCAGCGTCTCCATGCCGCCGGGACCGACCAGGCCATCGACCGCGCCCTCGCCGACGAGGCCCCGGTCGGCATCCTCTATGACGGCCGGCCGCATGCGGTGCTGATGGCGACGCCGGCCGACGTCGAGGATCTGGCCGTCGGCTTCACCCTCAGCGAACGCATCGCCACCTTCGACCAGATCGCCGGCGTCTCCGTCGAGGTGGTCGCCGAAGGGGTGCAGGTCGATGTCCGTCTGACCGCCGGGGCCCGCGCGAGCAAGGCCCGGGCCCGGGCCCGGACCATGGAAGGCCGCTCGTCCTGCGGCCTTTGCGGGGTGCAGCGGCTGGCCGCCGCCGTACGGCCGCTGGAGGCCCTGGCGGACGGACCGACGATCCCGGGGCGCGCCATCGCCGCCGCCTTCGAGTCGCTGGAGGGGCGGCAGGCGCTGGGCAGACTGACCCGCGCCGCCCATGCGGCGGCCCTGGCCACCGTGGACGGCACGCTGATTCTGGTCCGCGAGGACGTCGGGCGTCACAACGCGCTGGACAAGCTGGTCGGAGCCGCCGCCCGTGCAGGCGTGACCGGCCCGCTGTGCCTGGTCACCAGCCGCTGCAGCTACGAGATGGTCGAGAAGGCCGCCGTCGCCGGCTTCCCGATCCTGGCGGCGATCTCGGCCCCGACGGCGCTGGCCCTGCGCAAGGCCGAGGAGAGCAACCTGACCCTCATCGCCCTGGCCCGGGCCGACGGCTTTACGGTCTTCTCCGGCGGGGAGCGGATCGCGTCATGA